A region of Coccinella septempunctata chromosome 5, icCocSept1.1, whole genome shotgun sequence DNA encodes the following proteins:
- the LOC123314153 gene encoding octopamine receptor beta-1R-like gives MDHLKVISEYMTQSTSAKSPNESEFLDVVFNSTFSSTIRIIVDQQTNHINSCFSVEITGGQWLFGYVMCDVWNSLDVYFSTASILHLCCISVDRYYAIVQPLDYPLIMTNTRLALMLTVVWCSPAVLSFLPIFMGWYTTNEHLEYRRTNPMHCSFTVNKAYSLISSSISFWFPGIVMIFMYYRIYQEADRQEMMLYRSKVAAALLNKHLQINGISTNITSLRQSMEMNFQDNEKNESDLGTSSKMRRERKAARTLGIIVSVFMACWLPFFLWYVITTICGAEQCYSPPWIITLMFWVGYFNSALNPLIYAYFNREFRVAFKKTLLGCCINNKLICWPWYRHTNDQPINYSNQSSEMQVNHPLRIDSRKETFYGGRFSFNISEGEIINVHQEAGV, from the exons ATGGACCATCTGAAAGTTATCTCCGAATACATGACACAATCAACTTCAGCGAAATCACCAAACGAATCCGAATTCTTAGATGTAGTCTTTAATTCAACCTTTAGTAGTACAATACGAATAATTGTGGACCAACAAACGAATCACATCAATTCATG CTTTAGTGTAGAAATAACGGGAGGACAGTGGCTTTTTGGATACGTTATGTGTGATGTATGGAATTCACTGGATGTCTATTTCTCGACAGCCTCTATCCTTCATTTATGTTGCATAAGTGTCGATAG ATACTATGCGATTGTTCAACCATTGGACTATCCATTGATCATGACAAATACAAGATTGGCTCTGATGTTAACAGTTGTTTGGTGTAGTCCAGCAGTTCTTTCGTTTCTTCCAATATTTATGGGATGGTATACAACTAACGAACATTTGGAATATAGAAGAACAAATCCCATGCACTGttcattcactgtcaataaggcATATTCGCTTATCTCTTCTAGTATAAGTTTCTGGTTTCCAGGAATCGTTATGATTTTTATGTATTACAGGATATATCAAGAGGCTGACAGACAAGAGATGATGTTGTATAG gagtAAAGTTGCAGCTGCTCTTCTGAATAAACATCTTCAAATAAATGGCATATCAACAAATATAACTTCACTTAGACAATCAATGgaaatgaattttcaagataatgagaaaaatgagTCTGATTTGGGTACATCCAGTAAAATGCGGAGGGAACGCAAAGCGGCCAGGACTTTGGGGATTATAGTTTCCGTTTTTATGGCATGCTGGCTACCCTTTTTTCTCTG GTACGTTATAACTACAATTTGCGGCGCTGAACAGTGCTATAGCCCGCCCTGGATAATAACACTTATGTTTTGGGTTGGGTATTTCAATTCAGCATTGAATCCTCTCATTTACGCCTATTTCAACAGAGAGTTTCGAGttgcattcaaaaaaactcTATTAGGATGCTGCATCAATAATAAGTTGATCTGCTGGCCCTGGTATCGGCATACAAACGATCAACCGATCAATTACAGCAATCAATCCAGTGAAATGCAAGTCAATCATCCATTGAGAATTGATTCgagaaaagaaacattttatgGTGGAAGGTTCAGCTTCAACATATCTGAAGGAGAAATAATCAATGTACATCAAGAAGCGGGTGTTTGA